Sequence from the uncultured Flavobacterium sp. genome:
TTCATAATTATTATTTTTTTAGCCATGAATAAATCTCAAAGTCTGTCATTGCGAGGAACGAAGCAACCACACTCTTTAAACATAAGTTAATATAGCAAATGAGATTGCTTCGTTCCTCGCAAGGACAAAAATGAGAAAAAAAAATCCGTAAAAATCCGCGCCTTCGCAATAGCGAATCCGTAAAATCCGCGTGCCATTACACAAAGCCATTCAACACAAAGTTACTCCTCCAAAACAGGATCCAAATTCAACTCCGTAAAATCATGTTCTGTTTTCGAGATTATTATTGTCGCTACAGTATTTCCAATCAAATTTGTTATTGCTCGCGCTTCACTCATAAATTTATCAACTCCTAATAAAAAAGCCAATCCTTCGACCGGAATCTTATGCAAAGCAGTCAAAGTCGACGCGAGAACTATAAATCCGCTTCCGGTTACACCAGCCGCACCTTTTGACGTTACCATCAGGATTCCGATAACACTTAATATTTCGAAAAAACTCAAATGAACATCATACAATTGAGCCAAAAATATCACCGACATCGACAAATAAATCGAAGTTCCGTCAAGATTAAAAGAATAACCTGTTGGAATCACCAAACCCACAACCGATTTACTACAACCCATTTGTTCCAGTTTTACCATAATACTTGGCAAAGCGGCTTCAGAAGATGAAGTTCCAAGAACCAGTAAAAGTTCTTCTTTAATGTATTTTAAAATCGAAAGAATACTGATTTTATAATATCTCAAAATACTTCCTAAAACTAAAAATACAAACAACGCCATGGTCAAATAAACACATAACATCAATTTCCCAAGCGGAATCAAAGTCTGCAAACCAAACTTACCAATCGTGAACGCCATTCCGCCAAAAGCACCAATTGGAGCCAGATACATGACATATTTTAATCCTAGAAAAACCACTTTCGAGAAACGTTCTAAAACTAAAATTGTTTGTTCTCTTTTTTTATAAAAATTCAAGGCAATACCGCAAACAATCGCCGCCAATAAAACCTGCAAAGTAAAGTTCGAAAAGAAAAACTCTAACCACGAAAAATGTTTGGCTGAACCACTTGTATATTGACTGGCATCACCAAGAGTCAATCCGGACCTATCAATTTTTCCAGGCTTAAAAATATAAGCAACAGAAACTCCAATTGCCAAAGCCACTGTTGAAACTACTTCAAAATACCCGAGCGCTTTTATTCCAATTCGGCCTACTTTTTTAAGATTTCCCATTCCGGAAATTCCTAAAACGATCGTTAAAAAGATAATCGGACCAATAAAAAGTTTGATAATATCAATAAATCTTTTGCCTAATATTTCCATTTTCACACCATTTTCAGGCGAAAAATGTCCGAGCAAAATACCTGCAATAATAGCAATCAGAACCCAAAAAGTAAGATTGGTAATGATGACTTTAAAAGTACTTTTCTTTGGTTTATCAGAAGATTTTGGAGTGGTTATATTCATGAGGATAGATTAGAGAGTATCACAAATATATATAAAAAATGCAGACCTATAAGCCGGATTCTGTCTCTGATAAATCAGAGCCTTATCATTTATCTAGATCCAGCATTACTGCTGGACTCAAGCTACCTACCCTTCAACAACGGACGAGAAGCCCTTAAATGCTGATATACTTGGTATTTCACCGCATAGAGTTTACCTGGTTTCACTACAGCATTACCTGTACATACTTTCTGTTGCACTTGTCCTTGCGCTATTTCTAACGCCGACGGGTGTTACCCGCTATGCTTCTCTGTGGTGTCCGGACTTTCCTCCCTCCCAATAAATCAGGACGACGATAAGGCGGTCTGCGCGGCAAAAGTAACGATTTATCAACTAAGAATAATCATTTAAAATTTTAGATTTTAGACTCGTTTTCGTAACATTTTAATTTTAAATTAGTTATCTTTAAAATCCATAATTTTAAAATTCAATTATTATGATTAGAATGTATCATTACGCAACTGTTTCAAAAGCTTTAGATCAATTGAATGAAAAAGGATTTACATGTGATTTTAATCTAAACTCGGACCTGATTAAAAAAAATCCTGAAAAATTTGAAATTGTTCATGTGTATCGATACGAAGGGGATTCGGACCCAGGCGATGAGGCAGTTGTATACGGAATTAAGTCGACTTCAGGTAAAAAAGGCGTGTATGTCGCGGGTTTCTCCGCCGACTCAGATCAGGAAACTGCAAAGTTTTTATTCGATCTAAGTATAAAGGGCAGGTGATTTTTAAGGAGCTATTTCCTGCTATTCGCTGTATCTTTTCCTTGTTAAAGAAACAAGAAAAAGGATGCCGCTGCTATCAGGGCTAGGACTTTAGGTTACATAAGAAAAATTTATATTTTTAAACAATCAAAGTCATTGCGAGAAAGGAAGTAACTACGCATATAAGCACAACGTGATTCAGCAAATGAGATTGCTTCGTTCCTCGCAATGACATAAAATCCGCATAAATCTGTGTTTTCGCGATAGCGAATCCGTGTCATCCGCGTACCATTTCAAACCAATAAACTATAAAAAAAGTCCATCATAAAATGACAGACTTTTAAAAACAGTACATAAAATAAATTATGCCGTTGGTATTTTTATTTTCCAACCGGCTTGGATCAGGTCAGGATTTTTAATAAGATCTCTATTCGCTTCAAAAATTGCTTCCCAGGAAACCCCGTGTGCTTTTCCTATTTTTGATAATGAATCACCACTTACAACAGTATATTCCGTTGTTGTTCCTTCTGCAACTGCAATATTCAACACCACATCAGCCGATCTAAATTCAGGATCAATCTTTCCGTAAGCATCCCAAACTTTATCTTTATCCTCAGCCGATTTTGCTGTACCGTCAATATATAGCACATTATCCTGCTCTCTCACTTGCAAATTAGCGATACCTAAATTGGTCGCCAAATCTGTTAACTCTTTGTATTTATCCAATAAACTCATAACTCCTTTTATTTAATAGTTAACTTATTTTCAACTTTTTTAGGCTTCAATTCCTGTACGCTTTTAATCAAGTTTGGCAATTGCTCTTTTTTGATAGTTCCTGTAAGAGTTACTACACCATCCTTAACCGCAGCAGTTACACCATTATACGTTCTTACAACTTCATTTACAGAAGTAGTTAAAACCGCATCTGGATTTATTTCAACAGGAGCTGGCGCTGCAACAGGTTCCGGAGCCGCAATCTCACAATTATTCACTACCGATTTTACACCTTTTATACCTTTAACAATGCTCTCTGCATTTTGCTTAAGAGCTTCGTCTTTACAAATACCCGAGATTGTTGCAACTCCATCTTTTACAGTTACGTCAACACCTGGCAAAGCACTTATTTTTGCAGCAATTTCTTTCTGAATATCTGCGTCTTTAGGGCCACAAGCTACTAATGAAAAAGCAAGGCACAGTCCTAATAAAATTGATTTAACTTTCATAATGATATCTTTTTAAATTAATGAATCATCTAAGTTAACGAATAAATCAGTTAAATATTACAAAATAATCTTACAATTTTAAAACTTATTAATTTCTTAAAATTAATACATAAAAAAAGTCCTGAATTTTAATATTCAGGACTTTTGTAATTTAAATAATTTTTGGTGCTATTTTTAATCTAAATAACTCTCAGGATAAAGTGTTTGTCCATACTTTTTAAAAATGGCATTTATGTTTTCCTTTTTCTCAAGTTCATCATTTAAAGAAGCCGTTTCCATATAATTTGACATTTCTTCAAACAAATCGTCTAATCCGGCCGGAGTTACCGTACATAAAAGTTTAGCAGGTTTATCGCTTAAATTTTTAAAGCCATGAACAATTCCGCCTTTCGGAATATTGACAAAAGAGTTTTTCTTCGCCACATAACTTCCTAATTCAGATTTGAATGAAACTTCGCCTTCCAAAACAAAAAAAGTCTCAGCAAAATCAGGATGCGCATGCGGATTTGGTCCCGCTCCAACAGGAACTGACATTTCGATTACGGCATATTCTCCGTTAGTTTGTTTTCCCGAAATTATGATTCGGTAATTTCCTCCGGCTATATTTAATTTCTGACCTTCAGTTTCGTCGACGGTTGTTATTGGGTTTGGAGTTTTCATTTTTAAATTTGTTTTGATTATACTCACTTATTATAATATAAACCTAATCAACTTTTAAAAGCTTTATTCAACTCAAAAATACAAATTTTAAAAACAGTTCTTCTAAAGTAATAACTAAAGGATTTAATTTTTAACATTATGGATTACCGTAATTTTATTCTACTATATGTAAATAACTTTCATTTTTATTAATTTAAAACATATACAATATGGCAAATTTTAAAAAAAGTGATTTGAAACTTATTTATTCCTGGACTGCAGCTGCCGAAAACGACAATGCAAAAATTACTGGAATCCCTGACAGTACTCTTCTTGATCGCCATGAAGGTTATGAAGTTCTTCCATTTCTAAATCGATACTTGACATCTAAGAATTGGACATCATCATCTACATTAAATAAATTAGAAGATGCGTTACGCGATGAACTTCCTGGCACTACAAGAAGTCATGCCAATGTCAAAAAATGGTTGGATGATAATTTCAAACTTTAGAAAAAAAAACCGCTCAATGAGCGGTTTTTACATTTACTTCTATAGAAACTTTTTTCAGGACGAGACAAGTTAATATAATGATCTTAATTATTTAGGCGAATAATCAACCTTTGTCAAAACCCGATCTTCAATATTTCCAATTACATCTCCATATTTTTCGGTGTATTGCTTTTTAATTTCGATCCATTCTTTATCGGCTTTAAAAGCGTCCCAAGCTTTTTTCATTGTGTTTTGATCCGGCCATTCTAAAAAATAAACAAACTCCGTTTTCTTATCTGATTTTGATTCATAGATTGACATGATTTTAAAATTATACTTCTTCATAATACGCATTGCATGATCTCGAAATCGTTCATGAAAAAGATCTTTATTCTTTTCGAAAATTTCATAAATACGCAATTGATAAACAGGACTCGATTGTGTTACACTTTGCGCTTTTACAACCGAAGTTGCAATTAATAATAAAGTCAATAAAAACAGTTTCATATTTGATAATTTGTATAGGATTAAAGTCTTGAAAAAATAGTCTTTTAAAAATTACAATACTGATAATAAAGTTTTTGTATTCAATCAAAAGTATAAATTTAAAATAACATTTATTAGAATTAAATCTTACAAGAACAATTCGTTTTCGTGCTTAATGAGATTGCTTCGTTCCTCGCAAGGACTTTGATTGTCGATTATAGTTGTGATCCTTCGACTTAGCTCAGGAAGACATGTCTAGAGAAAAAAATCTACATCAATCCGCGTTTTCGCTTTAGCGAATCCGTTTTATCAGCGTTCAATTTCCCCATTCCAAAATTTAAAAATGTTAATTTAAATCGCTTACTTCCTCACATTCAAAACGCTCAAAATTCCCTTTAATATTTATCAATTTCAGATTTGTGATTTGGTAATTTTCAGCCTATATTTGCTATCGAATAAAACAGAATATGGAACAATTTGTAGTATCGGCTCGTAAATATCGCCCACAGACCTTTAAGGATGTTGTAGGTCAGAAAGCCATTACCAACACTTTGTTGAATGCTATTGACAGCAATCACCTTGCTTCTGCCCTTTTATTCACTGGACCTCGTGGAGTTGGAAAAACAACTTGCGCGCGTATTCTGGCTCGTAAAATAAATCAGCCTGGATATGATGATCCTAATGAAGATTTTGCTTTTAACGTTTTTGAGTTAGATGCTGCTTCAAACAACTCGGTTGATGATATTCGTAATCTGATTGATCAGGTTCGAATCCCGCCACAAACCGGACAATACAAAGTTTATATCATTGACGAGGTTCATATGTTGTCTTCGGCAGCTTTTAATGCTTTCCTTAAAACATTAGAAGAACCGCCAAAACATGCTATTTTTATTTTAGCGACAACAGAGAAACACAAGATTATTCCAACGATTTTATCTCGTTGTCAGATATTTGATTTCAAAAGAATTACTGTAAAAGATGCTAAAGAACATTTGGCAGAAGTTGCAACAAGTCAGGGAATCAATTTTGAAGACGATGCTTTGCACATTATTGCTCAAAAAGCTGATGGTGCAATGCGTGATGCTTTATCTATTTTTGACCGTGTTGTTTCGTATTGCGGAACTAATCTAACGCGTCAGGCTGTAACCGAAAACTTAAACGTTTTAGATTACGAAACTTACATCAGTATTACAGATTTACTTTTAGAGAATAAAATTCCGGATCTTTTATTGGCTTACAATGATATTCTTGCTAAAGGTTTTGACGGACATCATTTTATTGCCGGTTTAGCTTCGCATTTTAGAGATTTATTAGTGAGTAAAACTCCTGCTACAATCGCTTTACTTGAAGTTGGAGAACAAGCACAACAAATGTATGGTGTTCAGGCTCAGAAATGTTCTCAGGATTTTTTACTAAAAGGAATTGACATTGCAAATGACTGTGATTTAAAGTATAAATTAAGTCAAAACCAACGCCTTTTGGTCGAATTATGTTTGATGCAATTGGCCTCTATCAATTTTGATGGAGAAAAAAAAAAGTTGAGCAATTCATAATTCCGCCTACTTATTATAAAAATGGAAGCTACTCTATAGTTGAAGTCCAAAGTCCAAAGTCGAAAGTCGAAAGTGCTGAAACTGTAAATCCAACTTCAAAAGCTGAAAATGCAGTAAGTCCAACAGAAACTCAATCTCCGCCAAAACAAGAAACTCCTGTTGCTCCAAAAACGGAAACTAGCAACGAACCAAAAATTTCGGCTTTTTCATTATCTAGTATTCGCAAGAAAAAAGAATTGGAAGCAGCCAGTATGACTTACGTAAAACCAACTTCTGTAATGCCTACAGAAGAATTTACGGAGACTGAAATGTTGGTACAATGGAATAAATACGCACAACGTTTAGGAGACAAAGGTCACAAAATCATGGAATCGTTATTATTAATTAACGATCCAACTTTGAACGGAACTGTTATTACTTTTGAATTACCAAACGAAGGTTCTAAATTAGATTTTGAGTCACAAATTCATGGTCTTTTAGGGCATTTAAAAGGACATTTGCACAATCATGATATTACGATTGAAGTGAATGTAAATGAAACTATCGAAATTAAAAGAAGTTTGAATGATCAGGATCGATACAATCGTTTAATGGAAATCAATCCAAATCTTGATCTTTTGCGTTCTACATTTGGATTGGATTTAACTTCTTAATTTTTTTTCCACAAATATTTTTGCCACGAATTTCACGAATTATTTTTGTCAATCTTTGAGAATAAAAATTCATGAATTCGTGGTATTTTTTTTTAAAATTCCTCTTTACTTATTTTTCAGTCCGAAATCATAGACTTTCTGTAACCATTTTTCTTTTTGAAAATCATCAGAAGTTTTTATGATTCCAATGTAGCTTACTTTTACGGGTTTTACTCCGCAGAATTCTAATGTAGTTTTCTTTAATTGATTGACACTTGGATTTCCATAAATCAATTTATAATACCAACTTGGCTGATCTAATGTTGTGATAATATGAGCTGTTTTTCCTTTAAGTAATTTATCCCACCAAACAGAATTTTCCCTGTGTTCAAACGCCATTCCGGGTAAAAATAATCGATCGATAAATCCTTTAGTTATTGCAGGAAGTCCGCCCCACCAAATTGGGTGAATCCAAACTAAATGATCTGCTTTTTTAATCTTTTGCCAGGATTCTACTAAATCAGGTTCAAGTTCTGTTCGTTTTTGATAGCCAAACTGTAAATTGGGATTAAATTTTAAATCGGCAATTGTTATTGTGTCTACTTCTGATCCTGAAGCAATTGCACCTTTTAAGTAAGATTCGGCTATTCCAAAATTAAAACTTGACGGATTTGGATGACCATTAATGATCAGTATTTTTTTCATATGATTCCTTTTTTAGCAAAAATAGTATTGCACTGAAAATTATTACTGGACAAATGTCCTATAAAACTGCTTTTCTAATTCGGCTTAAATGTCTTGGTGTAACGCCTAAATATGATGCTAAATATTGAAGCGGAATCAACTGAAGATATTTTTGATGATTCTGATAAAGTTCTTCGTAACGTTGTGTTCCGGATAATTTCTGAAAAGAAATCATTCGTTTCTGAAGCGTTACATATTCCATTTCAGTCAATTTACGCCCAATTTCCTGCCAATGAATTCCCAAGTTATAAAGCTTTTCTAAACTTTCCCGACTTAAAACCTGTAGTTCTGTTTCGGCTAAAGCCTGAATATTTTCTTCGGCAACATTTTGAGTTATAAAACTAGAGAAGGAAGCCATAAATTCATTTTCGAAGGCAAAACAATTCGTGATTTCGTCTCCTTGATGATTGAAAAAATAGGATCTTAAAATCCCTTTTTTGATAAAATAGATTTCGTTACAAACCTGATTTTCTTTCAACAGAAGTTCTCCTTTTTTAAGCGTACGAAAAGTAATTAAATCTTCTAATTGCTCTAATTCTTTCTGAGGCAAAACCTGAATAGACTGAAAAACGGTTTTCATTTTAACATTATGATTTTAATTACTAAGAAACCTTTTTATTCAAATGTTACTTCTTCGGTTGTGGCTTTTAAAATTTCGTGATTTGATTTTTCAATTTCTATTGTAAACTTATGCTTTTTGAAATTTTCAGGTTTTAAAGCTATTTTCATTTGATAAGTACTTAGTCTCGCCAGATTTAAATTAGGAATATAATCTTCAACTCGTTTGTTATTACTATCGAAACTTTTTGCTGTAACGATACTATTTAACTCAGCTCCAGCCGGAAAATTGTCATTAAAAGCTGCATCACTTTTAATCGAAATTCTAATTAACGAATATTTTTCGCCATCATCTCCTTTTTCACATACGGTCATAGCATATATTGCATTCGAAAAATTGAAATTCACTCCTTTCTCGACCACATATTCAAGATTAGCCCAATCTATCTCATATCCGAAGATTAATTGTTCATTTGCCAAAACTTTAGGATAACTTACTTTAGCGAATATAGCATGGTAATCATAATATCTTTCTGCAGGACAATTGCCACAAGCATTAAACAATCCCAAAACATTAAAAGTTAAAAATATAGTAAGTATTCTTTTTTTCATCTTTATCAAAATAGATTTATAGAAACGAACTTACAATTATATTTTTAAATTTTATCTTTTTTTACTTTAAGTATAAGTAAATGTTTATGAAGTATATTCGGAAGTTATTTATTAAAAACTCTTTCGATTCTTTTGTCAGGCACAAGCCATATTAAAGCTACGATAACATAACAAGCACCAGAAATCCATTCATTATAAAATGAAGAAACGATTCCAATAATATTAAGACCTGTAGAGATTTTACCTTTTAAATCTTCGCCAATAGCTTTTCTTAAAAGTGAATCTTTCCCTTCTGTTTCTAAAACCATTTTCTGAAGAATAATATAAGCGACTGCACATCCCAATAAAATAATTCCGTAAAGTGCTAAAGGTGCTTTTTCAAAATTATGTTCTCCCATCCAGCCAGTTGCAACAGGAATTAAGGAAAGCCAAAAAAGTAAATGTAGATTTGCCCAAAGAATTTTTCCATTGATTTTAGAAAGACCATGAATTAAATAATGATGATTGTTCCAGTAAATTCCAACGTAAATAAAACTTAAAACATAACTTAGAAACTTAGGAATTAGTGGTTTTAGATCTGCAAACTCAACTCCATGAGGCACTTTTATTTCTAAAATCATTATGGTGATTATAATAGCCAAAACACCATCACTAAAGGCTTCAAGTCTAGTTTTATTCATTTATTTTAAAATTATAATAATCAATATTAAAAAAGTTTGCCACAAATTTCACGAATTTACACTAATTTTTTATTTCTATTATAAAATATAATTCGTGTAAATTCGTGAAATTTATGGCAAAAAAGTATTTAAATTTTACCGTAATACATTGCTTTTACGATTCCGTCAGAAAGACCAATTTTAGGGACGAAAATTTGACGTGCTCCACTCCATTTCATCGCATTCAGATAAATTCTGGTTGCGTGAATAATTACGTCGGCACGATCTGAATTTAAACCTAATTCGGCAATTCTTTGTTCGTAAGTTAACGAATTCAGGAATGCATATTGTGAATTGATATAAATGTATGAAAGCGGTTTTTCTTGTTGTTTTCCGGACATTTTAAACAATTTATTAATGTTTCCGCCGGAACCAATCAAGGTTACTTCTTCATAATCAGCTGTATTGGTTTTAATCCATTTTTCGATTTCATCCCAAACTGAATCGTGAACCATATTATTTAATAAACGAACTGTTCCGGCTTTGAAAGATCTTGAATTAATCATTTTTCCATCAGAAAACAATGTAAATTCTGTACTTCCGCCGCCAACATCTACAAATAGATAGGTTTCGTCATTTTTTAGTAAATGATGTAAATCTGTTGAAGCGATAATTGCCGCTTCTTTTTTACCATCAATAATTTCAATTTTAATGTCGGCTTTTTTCTTAATTAAAGCGACAACTTCTTTGGCATTATAAGCTTCACGCATTGCTGATGTTGCAAATGCCATATAACGCTCAACTTTATGTACTTTCATCAAAAGATTGAATGCTTTCATTGCATCAACCATTCGTTCTATATTTTCTTCTGAAATTTCTCCTACGGTAAAGGCATCTTGTCCCAAACGAATTGGCACACGAACAAGCGAACTTTTATTAAATTGTGGTTCTTTGCCATCTTGCTCTACAACATTCGATATTAGTAACCTCATGGCATTTGAACCAATATCTATTGCTGCATATTTCCTTATATTAATCATGCTCACTTTATGATTTGAAATTTTATTATTTTAATTTGTTCGCTGCACTACCTCTGCGATTACATCAATTTTATTCTGATAATACTTGTAGGTTTCAAGCTGCGCTCTAAATGGGGCATGATGATTACGTGGCTTATACTTATTATCTAATTTATAGGAATGATATCTCACTTTTACATTCCCTTTCCATGCTATATTGAAATTATCTATTAGTTCTTTTTTAATTTCAAGGTCATAGATTGGGCACGTTACCTCAACTCTTCCGTCTAGATTTCTAGTCATAAAATCGGCTGAAGAAATGTAAACTTCGGTTAAACCGGCATTTCCAAAAATATAAACTCTTGAATGTTCCAGATAGTTATCGACGATACTTATGGCTTCAATGTTTTCGCTCATTCCCGGGATTCCAGGTATTAAAGAACAAATTCCTCTTACCTGAAGCTGGATTTTTACTCCGGCGTTACTGGCTTCGTATAATTTATCGATCATTTTAAAATCTGATAAACTATTCATTTTTAACTTAATATGCGTTTTTCTACCTGCTAATGCGTGCAGAATTTCACGATCTATTAATTTAACAAATTTTGTTCTTGTATAATGTGGCGATACTATTAAATGCTTGTATCTGTGTACTCTATAGTTGATATCGAAAAATTCGAATATTTTAGAAATGTCTTTCAAAATTCCCTGATGACAGGTAAAAAGCGTAACATCTGTATAAATCTTTGCTGTTGATTCGTTAAAGTTTCCTGTCGAAATAAATCCGTAACGACGAGTTTTTCCTTCTTCAACTCTTTCTATTACACATATTTTACTGTGTACTTTTAAGCCTTTTATTCCAAAGATAAGATCGATTCCTTCGGTTTGCATTTGCTCTGCATACGAGATATTTGTAGCTTCATCAAAACGCGCCTGAAGTTCGATTTGTACGGTTACTTTTTTTCCATTTTTAGCTGCATTAATCAAAGAACTAATGATTTGTGAATTCTTTGCCAAACGATATAAGGTGATTTTTATACTTGTAACTTTTGGATCTAAAGCGGCTTCACGCAAGAACTTTGTCAAATACGAAAAGGACTGATATGGAGCGTGTAATAAATAATCTTTTTTATTGATTTTCTCTAAAATACTTCCGCCCAAACTTAACCCCGGAATTGGTAGTGGTTCATTTGGTTTATAAAGTAAATCGTATCTTCCTAAATTTGGAAAACTCATATAATCGCGACGATTATGATATCTTCCGCCGGGAATTATACTATCTGTTTCTACAATTTTCATCTTATCAAGAAAAAAATGTAGTGTATCTTCTTCTATTAAATTGTCGTAAATAAAACGAACGGGTTCTCCGATTCTTCTGTCTTTTACGGATGTTGCAATTTTCTCCAACATACTTTTACTCAAATCACTATCAATGTCTAACTGCGCATCTCGTGTGATTTTGATCATGTGTGCAGAAACGCTTTTATAATCGAAAATATTGAAAATATTCCCCAGATTATAACGTATTACATCGTCTATAAGGATAACATATTGTTTTTCATCGTTTGATGGCAGGACAACAAACCTGTTTATTGTTTTAGGAATTTCGATAACGGCGTATCGAATTTCATCATTCAAATTCATTTCTAAACGAACGGCCAAATAACCTAATGTATCTTTAAGAACAGGAAATTCTGCTAAATCATTCAGGATAATAGTTACTAATTCAGGACTTAATTTTTGAACAAAAAAGTCTTTTAGGAAGTTTTCCTGATATGTTGTAATCTGATCTTCGTTAATAACAAAGATATTTTCGGCTTCAAGTTCTGTTTCAATATTTCCTAAAATACG
This genomic interval carries:
- the ppk1 gene encoding polyphosphate kinase 1 — translated: MYEQKYIDREKSWLAFNARVLQEAADNTVPLLDRLRFVGIFSNNLDEFFRVRYAAIRRLSLSGISGEKYLGGVSAHQLIKDITEIVIQQQSESLRILGNIETELEAENIFVINEDQITTYQENFLKDFFVQKLSPELVTIILNDLAEFPVLKDTLGYLAVRLEMNLNDEIRYAVIEIPKTINRFVVLPSNDEKQYVILIDDVIRYNLGNIFNIFDYKSVSAHMIKITRDAQLDIDSDLSKSMLEKIATSVKDRRIGEPVRFIYDNLIEEDTLHFFLDKMKIVETDSIIPGGRYHNRRDYMSFPNLGRYDLLYKPNEPLPIPGLSLGGSILEKINKKDYLLHAPYQSFSYLTKFLREAALDPKVTSIKITLYRLAKNSQIISSLINAAKNGKKVTVQIELQARFDEATNISYAEQMQTEGIDLIFGIKGLKVHSKICVIERVEEGKTRRYGFISTGNFNESTAKIYTDVTLFTCHQGILKDISKIFEFFDINYRVHRYKHLIVSPHYTRTKFVKLIDREILHALAGRKTHIKLKMNSLSDFKMIDKLYEASNAGVKIQLQVRGICSLIPGIPGMSENIEAISIVDNYLEHSRVYIFGNAGLTEVYISSADFMTRNLDGRVEVTCPIYDLEIKKELIDNFNIAWKGNVKVRYHSYKLDNKYKPRNHHAPFRAQLETYKYYQNKIDVIAEVVQRTN